Proteins encoded by one window of Salvia splendens isolate huo1 chromosome 14, SspV2, whole genome shotgun sequence:
- the LOC121765086 gene encoding epidermal growth factor receptor substrate 15-like 1 yields the protein MSGVGMEKFEEYFQKADADRDGRISGVEAVAFLQGSNLPRQVLAQIWMFADQNGTGFLSRPEFYNALKLVTVAQSKRELTRDIVKAALYTPASAKIPPPQINVPATPGPHPSPVAASPLTQVGATPQPSSQNLGFRGPVLPTSSFNHQSGTVLSTSGMNQQLRLVPSPTGMNQQFGTGPSSMGVNQQLLQGQPASPLNHQYGQVPPNTNVNPQFFPSQGSQMRPPISMPTGPASRPPQAASGPYISGGMTGIGLPNTNNGLSVGSSVGPATQVSDRGVNSSISSVAPNSQDPLASFPGAKDPKASVGSGTGPNSSAMFSSDLFSANQSSSQKVYSAPLQPTSSLPTSSAVDPVSSSAQTLAKSDPFEALQSTLRKQPAAVPAAQTQYVPKPNQQAPTQVTSSGLTPGSITGMGNAMSEPSQISWPKMTRADIQKYAKVFMEVDTDRDGKITGEQARNLFLGWRLPREVLKQIWDLSDQDSDSMLSLREFCVALYLMERYREGKPLPSVIPNSVMLDETLVTLAGPPTAYGGMTWNNASGIRPQQGMPGAQPVTHAGLRPPMQPEVSQADGSRQYNQNAGGRTLDNSHRNQHSNGLVNSLDVGGQEAAETTGKVDNKENVILDSREKLEYYRTKMQDLVLYKSRCDNRLNEITERARADKGEAELLEKKYQEKYKQVAEIHSKLTIEEASFRDIQERKMELQQAITKMEQGGSADGILQVRADRIQSDLEELLKALAERCKKHSVEVKSAAIIELPQGWQPGIPEIAAVWDEDWDKFDDEGFSFDVALPEKGKPASVEREKSSPTHTYSPPDSPSNASEPEKPFVAGPSAFDSESVFSADESKSPRGSPERPTSYESPSKEYSEGHFRKSSDGDAETNRGFDEPSWGDFDNNDDIDSVWGFNTKDPDGAKNDEKYFFGSNDFGASSERSSSPRAESAFPKSNLFFEDSVPSTPLTRAGDSPRYGNDSRDPFESFSRYDSFSTQDHASSPRGETYGRFDSISSSRGFDHSSNYSFDDSDPFGSSGPFKVSSDTSKEKF from the exons ATGTCGGGAGTAGGTATGGAGAAATTCGAGGAGTATTTCCAGAAGGCGGATGCGGATCGCGACGGCCGGATCAGTGGAGTTGAGGCGGTGGCTTTTCTGCAGGGATCCAATTTGCCCAGACAAGTCCTTGCGCAG ATATGGATGTTTGCTGACCAAAATGGCACTGGCTTTCTCAGTCGTCCTGAGTTTTATAATGCTCTTAAGCTTGTTACAGTGGCTCAAAGCAAGCGAGAATTGACGAGAGATATTGTTAAGGCAGCCTTATATACTCCGGCTTCTGCCAAAATCCCACCCCCCCAAATAAATGTACCTGCTACACCTGGACCACACCCAAGCCCAGTGGCTGCTTCACCTTTGACACAGGTCGGTGCAACTCCCCAGCCATCTTCTCAAAATCTTGGATTCAGAGGACCTGTTCTTCCTACTTCAAGCTTTAACCATCAATCTGGAACAGTTCTGTCAACTTCAGGCATGAACCAACAACTTAGACTGGTGCCTTCTCCTACTGGCATGAACCAACAGTTTGGGACGGGACCTTCAAGTATGGGAGTGAACCAACAGCTTTTACAGGGACAGCCCGCCAGTCCATTGAACCATCAGTATGGCCAGGTTCCCCCAAATACAAACGTGAACCCACAGTTTTTCCCCTCACAAGGTAGTCAGATGAGACCGCCTATATCCATGCCTACTGGTCCTGCTTCACGTCCACCTCAGGCGGCTAGTGGTCCATATATTTCTGGAGGCATGACTGGCATTGGCCTTCCAAACACAAATAATGGTTTGTCAGTTGGGTCTTCCGTTGGACCTGCTACACAAGTCTCGGATAGAGGAGTTAATTCATCCATATCATCAGTTGCTCCAAATTCCCAAGACCCACTTGCATCCTTCCCAGGTGCCAAGGATCCTAAAGCATCAGTTGGTTCAGGTACTGGGCCTAATTCATCTGCCATGTTTTCTAGTGACCTGTTCTCTGCAAATCAGTCTTCATCCCAAAAAGTTTATTCTGCTCCACTACAACCTACAAGTAGCCTGCCTACATCTTCTGCTGTTGACCCTGTTAGTTCGAGTGCCCAGACTTTGGCTAAGTCTGATCCCTTTGAAGCTTTACAGAGCACTCTCAGAAAACAACCTGCTGCAGTTCCGGCTGCACAGACACAGTATGTCCCCAAGCCTAATCAGCAGGCTCCAACTCAAGTCACTTCCTCAGGCTTGACACCTGGATCCATAACAGGTATGGGGAATGCAATGTCAGAGCCCTCACAGATTTCATGGCCAAAAATGACACGAGCTGACATTCAAAAGTATGCAAAAGTTTTTATGGAAGTAGACACTGATAGAGATGGGAAGATTACTGGTGAACAGGCACGTAACCTATTCTTGGGTTGGAGACTGCCAAGAG AGGTCTTAAAGCAGATTTGGGATCTATCAGATCAAGATAGTGATAGCATGCTTTCTTTAAGGGAGTTCTGTGTTGCACTCTATTTGATGGAGCGGTACAGGGAAGGAAAGCCTCTTCCATCTGTGATCCCAAATAGTGTCATGCTCGACGAAACTTTAGTAACTTTGGCAGGTCCACCTACAGCTTATGGTGGTATGACATGGAATAATGCTTCAG GAATAAGACCACAGCAGGGCATGCCTGGTGCTCAACCAGTTACGCATGCTGGTTTAAGACCACCAATGCAGCCAGAAGTCTCTCAGGCTGATGGATCAAGGCAATATAACCAGAATGCTGGAGGTCGTACATTAGATAATTCACATAGAAATCAACACAGTAATGGGCTGGTCAATTCTCTGGATGTTGGGGGTCAGGAAGCAGCAGAAACTACTGGAAAG GTTGACAACAAGGAGAATGTGATTTTGGATTCCAGAGAGAAGCTTGAATACTATCGAACAAAAATGCAAGACCTT gTTTTGTACAAAAGTAGATGTGATAATCGACTTAATGAAATCACAGAAAGGGCTAGAGCTGACAAGGGCGAG GCTGAGCTGCTGGAGAAGAAATATCAAGAAAAGTACAAACAAGTTGCAGAAATTCATTCAAAGTTAACTATTGAAGAGGCTTCCTTTCGTGACATTCAG GAACGGAAGATGGAGTTACAACAAGCAATTACCAAAATGGAACAAGGTGGAAGTGCTGATGGTATTCTTCAG GTGCGTGCTGATCGTATACAATCCGATCTTGAGGAACTATTAAAAGCATTGGCTGAACGTTGCAAGAAACATTCTGTAGAAGTCAAGTCTGCGGCAATAATTGAGCTTCCCCAAG gTTGGCAACCTGGGATCCCAGAGATAGCAGCGGTATGGGATGAAGATTGGGACAAGTTTGATGATGAAG GATTTTCTTTTGATGTTGCCCTTCCTGAAAAGGGCAAGCCAGCATCTGTTGAGAGAGAAAAATCTTCTCCAACCCATACTTATTCCCCCCCTGATTCACCGTCCAATGCTTCTGAGCCTGAGAAACCCTTTGTTGCCGGGCCTAGTGCCTTCGATTCAGAATCAGTTTTCAGTGCCGATGAGTCAAAGAGTCCACGTGGAAGCCCAGAGAGGCCAACATCATATGAAAGTCCGTCTAAAGAATACTCAGAGGGTCATTTCAGAAAAAGCTCTGATGGAGATGCTGAAACCAACAG AGGCTTTGATGAACCTTCTTGGGGAGATTTTGATAACAATGATGATATTGATTCGGTGTGGGGCTTCAATACTAAG GATCCGGACGGTGCAAAGAACGATGAAAAATATTTCTTCGGTTCTAATGATTTTGGTGCAAGTTCAGAAAGAAGCAGCTCTCCTCGTGCAGAAAGTGCCTTCCCAAAGAGTAACCTGTTCTTTGAGGATTCTGTTCCCAGCACCCCACTTACGAGGGCCGGTGATTCTCCAAGGTATGGCAATGATTCAAGAGACCCGTTCGAGAGTTTCTCAAGGTATGATTCGTTCAGCACACAAGATCATGCCTCATCTCCCCGTGGAGAGACCTATGGTCGGTTTGACTCCATAAGTAGCTCGAGGGGCTTTGACCACAGCAGCAATTATTCATTTGATGACTCCGACCCCTTCGGTTCTAGTGGCCCGTTTAAGGTCTCTTCAGATACCAGTAAAGAAAAATTCTAG